In the Paenibacillus sp. FSL H7-0357 genome, one interval contains:
- a CDS encoding sugar ABC transporter substrate-binding protein produces MNKQTVQQQQLNIWHEFDGKGDTSIEVLEQLCRQYSSEFGVPVIPKVMNISILTAGLQQVKTAGAGPQMALVPADMAGYGEAAMYSEIPEKFWSMSGSTDKDIRYSMRSSDRQYGIPILKGNHLVLYCNSEIYPEAPASWEAIEQQAEELMAKGIVPVASDLADPYCFIPFLTAFGGWPLKEGKPDLSTPEMEAALRFVQRQTAQGVLGSFHGSTELLDRFIAGEIGAIICGEWIYNYLDLHMRDRLLVGALPTIIGNPAVSMASSIGLVFPQNSLESEQADELLSFAAYLLSESSQREWAERVQRIPVHTGVLEDIRVTASPVRAKLISCLESARNMPIEPVMRDVWDAISAGLKYLSQEDAARLLVLMEEHVNGSSKQQTL; encoded by the coding sequence ATGAACAAACAAACCGTACAGCAACAGCAACTGAATATCTGGCATGAATTCGATGGGAAGGGAGATACCTCCATAGAGGTGTTGGAGCAACTCTGCCGTCAGTATAGCTCTGAATTCGGTGTTCCCGTTATTCCGAAAGTCATGAATATCTCCATACTGACCGCTGGCTTACAGCAGGTGAAAACTGCCGGGGCTGGTCCGCAAATGGCGCTGGTTCCAGCAGATATGGCCGGCTATGGGGAAGCAGCCATGTACTCGGAGATTCCAGAGAAATTCTGGTCCATGTCCGGCTCCACTGATAAGGATATCCGTTACTCCATGCGGTCGAGCGACAGACAGTATGGTATTCCTATTCTGAAAGGCAATCATCTGGTGCTTTATTGCAACTCGGAAATCTATCCGGAGGCTCCAGCTTCGTGGGAAGCGATTGAACAACAGGCGGAGGAGCTCATGGCTAAAGGAATTGTTCCGGTTGCCTCTGATCTGGCAGACCCGTATTGCTTTATCCCATTCCTGACTGCATTTGGAGGCTGGCCGCTGAAGGAAGGGAAACCTGATCTGTCAACTCCGGAAATGGAAGCAGCCCTGCGGTTTGTTCAGCGGCAAACTGCCCAAGGGGTGCTTGGCAGTTTTCACGGTTCAACTGAACTCCTTGACCGTTTTATCGCCGGAGAGATTGGTGCCATCATTTGCGGGGAATGGATTTACAATTATTTAGACCTTCATATGCGAGACAGATTGTTAGTAGGTGCGCTGCCGACTATTATTGGCAACCCGGCAGTCTCAATGGCTTCATCCATCGGTCTGGTATTTCCGCAGAATTCTTTGGAATCGGAGCAAGCGGACGAGCTTCTATCATTTGCCGCTTATCTGCTGAGTGAAAGTAGTCAACGGGAATGGGCGGAGCGTGTACAGCGGATTCCAGTGCATACCGGGGTGTTGGAGGACATCAGGGTTACCGCCTCACCGGTCAGGGCTAAACTGATTTCCTGCCTTGAAAGTGCGCGTAACATGCCGATTGAGCCGGTTATGAGGGATGTCTGGGATGCCATCTCCGCAGGCTTGAAATATTTGTCTCAAGAAGACGCCGCGAGATTGTTGGTGTTAATGGAAGAGCATGTGAACGGAAGCAGCAAACAACAAACTCTATAG
- a CDS encoding RibD family protein, which produces MKTTIFSQVSIDGKLTLGAGQSSKQLFSMFEEPDIEYIHKFRGLVDAIMVGKNTIQNDDPMLTNRYEENNNPLRIIPTSHMDISLDSHVFADNGRTLIVTTENGQDPEKISILKNRNKEVLICGEDKVDFVNLFRELEASYNVHSIMIEGGGFLNWNVFDQDLVDEIILMQLPIIIGGETNITLVDGKGYNDLSFAKKFKVVEVLPQKNYTLLRYQKAV; this is translated from the coding sequence ATGAAAACGACTATTTTTAGCCAAGTGTCAATCGACGGAAAGCTTACTTTAGGTGCGGGGCAGTCCAGCAAACAATTGTTCAGTATGTTCGAGGAACCTGATATTGAATATATTCATAAATTCAGGGGCTTAGTTGACGCTATTATGGTAGGGAAAAATACAATACAAAATGATGATCCGATGCTGACAAACCGGTATGAGGAGAATAATAACCCGCTGAGGATTATCCCCACCTCACATATGGATATTTCACTGGACAGCCATGTTTTTGCCGACAACGGCAGAACGCTGATCGTTACCACTGAAAATGGTCAGGATCCTGAGAAGATAAGTATTTTGAAGAACAGGAATAAAGAGGTGTTAATCTGCGGAGAGGACAAAGTGGATTTTGTGAATTTGTTCCGTGAACTGGAGGCTAGCTACAACGTGCACAGCATTATGATAGAAGGCGGCGGATTTCTAAACTGGAATGTATTTGACCAGGATTTAGTAGATGAAATCATCTTAATGCAGCTGCCGATTATTATCGGAGGCGAGACCAATATAACGCTTGTTGACGGCAAGGGATATAATGACCTGAGCTTTGCAAAGAAGTTCAAGGTTGTCGAAGTTCTCCCGCAAAAAAACTATACACTGCTTCGTTATCAGAAGGCTGTATGA
- a CDS encoding MATE family efflux transporter translates to MLKDSKADFYSNIYKIAIPVTLQSLIMALLTLTDQLMVGQLGDVAVASVGISIKIYGIITVVLAGLATGVSIYAAQFWGKKDERSTAQLLGLGLLLGMGISIIFTLPIHFFPQFSLSLFTKDQRLITEGSGFLKVISLSYIPVMLTMIYSAILRATGHVKLPMITSIAAVCINIILNYLLIFGKFGFPEWGLKGAAIATLIARLFECCFIIAAAYKLRLPGATHIRDWFGASGTLLGKFLRTTYPIVLTELIWVLGETVYAIIYSRMGTSEITAMTITYPLQSLSIGLLSGLSSAAGIMIGNKLGADEQDAALDFSKRFIKLGILVSLGIGVLIAVFAPLYVSIFQVSDEAHHMGTRLVWVFAAFLWVKVANMILAGGILNSGGDSKFVFAMESTATWLIGVPSGLLMSFVWKQPVFLVYMILSMEEVVRLSIGLIRIYSRKWMKNLVADISA, encoded by the coding sequence ATGTTAAAAGATTCAAAGGCGGATTTTTATAGCAATATCTATAAAATAGCAATTCCTGTAACTCTGCAAAGCCTGATTATGGCACTGCTAACCTTAACCGATCAGCTGATGGTCGGACAACTCGGTGATGTGGCCGTTGCTTCTGTAGGCATATCGATAAAAATATACGGGATTATAACTGTAGTATTGGCCGGACTGGCGACAGGAGTATCCATTTATGCCGCGCAGTTCTGGGGGAAGAAGGATGAGAGAAGCACCGCGCAGCTGCTGGGATTAGGACTGCTTCTAGGAATGGGCATCTCGATTATTTTTACGTTGCCCATTCATTTCTTCCCGCAATTCAGTCTCAGCTTATTTACTAAGGACCAGCGGCTGATCACAGAGGGGTCCGGTTTTCTGAAAGTGATCTCTCTGAGTTATATTCCGGTCATGCTGACGATGATCTATTCCGCTATTTTGCGTGCTACAGGACATGTGAAGCTCCCTATGATAACCAGCATAGCTGCAGTGTGCATTAATATTATACTTAACTATCTGCTAATCTTCGGGAAATTCGGTTTTCCGGAATGGGGGTTAAAAGGAGCAGCCATTGCTACACTTATCGCCCGTTTGTTTGAATGCTGCTTTATCATCGCAGCTGCCTATAAGCTTCGTCTTCCCGGAGCAACCCATATCCGTGACTGGTTCGGGGCATCCGGGACGCTTCTTGGGAAGTTCCTTCGCACTACGTATCCGATCGTATTGACCGAGCTGATTTGGGTGCTGGGTGAAACTGTGTACGCCATTATTTACAGCCGGATGGGAACTTCTGAAATAACCGCGATGACGATAACCTATCCGCTTCAGAGCTTAAGTATCGGTTTATTATCCGGGCTCTCTAGCGCGGCCGGCATCATGATTGGGAATAAGCTGGGGGCCGACGAGCAGGATGCGGCACTGGATTTTTCAAAGCGGTTCATTAAGCTGGGTATCCTGGTTTCCCTTGGAATCGGCGTGTTGATTGCCGTATTTGCACCTTTGTATGTATCTATCTTTCAGGTGTCAGATGAAGCGCATCACATGGGAACCCGCCTGGTTTGGGTATTCGCTGCATTCCTGTGGGTGAAGGTTGCCAACATGATATTGGCGGGCGGCATTCTCAACAGCGGCGGTGACAGCAAGTTTGTATTCGCGATGGAATCCACTGCGACATGGCTGATTGGTGTCCCTTCCGGATTATTAATGTCATTTGTCTGGAAACAACCTGTATTTCTGGTATACATGATATTGTCCATGGAAGAAGTGGTTAGACTTAGCATTGGACTGATACGAATATACTCCAGAAAATGGATGAAAAATTTGGTCGCTGACATATCTGCATAA
- a CDS encoding helix-turn-helix domain-containing protein, producing the protein MIATTTIRSELDNLMKQKGWNMSNLGRTIGINVGSISSILKGNKVMSVDQVDRVTAVLSLPAGYFYENYIQESMIEATPNWRRIGPFLYRCAELNKLDCVLKTVTILLEELTYAPLLFDVANDFFKRNWNDSAAILYDNVARCEIRQHSERLAFCQYRLFTLSIGDDQIQNFEAACQFEPFVERLDEKDQLDALKDLANIYRSLRRWDKVEELAQEMGRKARIQYFSKHRKEERMQEDLATSLPLFVYIAYSNLLLASVWDARGDFQQALECTYAYADLSWVKETDPETLHWVELFQHWAQVNTYINKLRGGDQSVISDLVEITKGKKEIFTELLNIIEAANQYSFDIDHILVEFESQIHSYEQDLASDVYTRQVIPEQTARFSYELSKYYLNKAMYAEGFRYLLESMDSYGAKNNNNAIINCVGLFESFKEYAPPETRTQYQIFIQKVWEKNEKEADLVISSI; encoded by the coding sequence TTGATAGCTACAACCACGATCCGCAGCGAGTTGGATAACCTCATGAAACAAAAAGGCTGGAATATGAGTAATCTGGGTAGAACCATCGGTATAAATGTAGGATCTATAAGCTCCATATTAAAGGGCAATAAGGTAATGAGCGTGGATCAGGTTGACAGGGTGACCGCGGTGCTTTCGTTGCCTGCGGGTTATTTTTACGAAAATTATATTCAGGAAAGTATGATAGAAGCGACGCCTAATTGGCGAAGGATCGGACCGTTTCTTTACCGCTGCGCAGAACTAAACAAACTGGATTGCGTTCTGAAGACGGTTACTATTCTTCTAGAGGAATTGACCTACGCACCCTTGCTCTTTGATGTTGCCAATGATTTTTTCAAGAGAAACTGGAATGACTCTGCCGCGATTCTGTATGATAATGTGGCCAGATGTGAAATCCGCCAGCATTCCGAACGTTTGGCCTTTTGCCAATACCGTCTCTTCACGCTTAGCATTGGAGATGACCAAATCCAGAACTTTGAGGCGGCCTGTCAGTTTGAACCTTTTGTCGAACGTTTAGATGAGAAGGATCAGCTGGATGCACTTAAAGATTTAGCGAATATCTACCGTTCTTTACGGCGGTGGGACAAGGTTGAGGAGCTTGCCCAGGAGATGGGCCGGAAGGCCCGGATACAGTATTTTAGCAAACACCGCAAAGAAGAAAGAATGCAAGAGGACTTGGCAACCAGCCTACCGCTCTTTGTATACATAGCCTATTCGAACCTGCTTCTTGCAAGTGTATGGGACGCCAGAGGAGATTTTCAGCAAGCCTTGGAATGCACCTATGCTTATGCCGATCTTAGTTGGGTCAAAGAGACGGACCCTGAGACGTTACATTGGGTTGAATTGTTTCAGCATTGGGCACAAGTCAATACCTATATAAATAAGCTTCGAGGCGGAGATCAAAGTGTGATTTCTGACCTTGTTGAAATTACTAAAGGCAAAAAAGAAATTTTTACTGAGCTCCTTAATATCATTGAAGCAGCTAATCAGTATTCTTTTGATATCGATCACATTTTAGTTGAATTCGAATCTCAGATTCACTCTTATGAACAAGACCTTGCTTCTGATGTTTATACCCGGCAGGTTATTCCTGAACAAACAGCACGGTTTAGTTACGAGTTGTCAAAATATTACCTAAATAAAGCAATGTATGCAGAAGGATTTAGGTATTTATTGGAAAGTATGGACTCGTACGGTGCGAAAAACAATAATAATGCTATTATCAATTGTGTAGGCCTATTTGAAAGTTTTAAAGAATATGCCCCTCCTGAAACACGGACACAGTATCAAATATTTATTCAAAAGGTATGGGAAAAAAATGAAAAAGAAGCTGACCTCGTTATTAGTAGTATCTAG
- a CDS encoding GNAT family N-acetyltransferase — MEVLETLRLVLRRFRAEDGQDLHEYLSCEEVVEYEPYGVYNEEDSHAEAVRRSTDQAFWAVCLKDSGKVIGNLYFQEQHPQEFQTWEIGYVFNREYQGCGYAAEACRTLLEYGFNTLGIRRVTAHCDPRNTPSWRLLERLKLRREGHFLQTGYFKTDEQGMPKWHDTFAYGVLGKEWLNLNQEKAAE; from the coding sequence ATGGAAGTTTTGGAAACGTTGCGTTTAGTGCTTAGGAGATTCAGAGCGGAAGATGGGCAGGACCTGCATGAATATCTTTCCTGCGAGGAGGTTGTAGAATATGAGCCTTATGGTGTTTACAATGAAGAAGACAGCCATGCTGAGGCGGTGAGACGTTCCACGGATCAGGCATTTTGGGCAGTGTGCCTGAAGGATTCAGGCAAAGTAATCGGTAACTTATACTTTCAGGAGCAGCATCCGCAGGAGTTTCAGACTTGGGAGATTGGCTATGTGTTCAACCGTGAGTATCAGGGCTGCGGCTATGCGGCTGAAGCCTGCCGTACATTGCTGGAGTACGGCTTCAATACTCTAGGCATTAGACGGGTAACCGCCCATTGTGATCCGCGGAATACACCATCCTGGCGGCTGCTCGAACGGCTGAAGCTGCGGCGGGAGGGGCATTTTCTCCAGACGGGCTATTTTAAAACCGATGAACAAGGTATGCCGAAATGGCATGATACTTTTGCCTATGGTGTGCTTGGTAAGGAGTGGCTGAATCTGAATCAGGAGAAAGCGGCAGAATAA
- a CDS encoding carbohydrate ABC transporter permease: MLAYLFLAPSLLLFGVFLFYPLLKSVYLSLHSTDPAGRIAAYVGFDNFTALFTSGLFLDGIRVTALFALLTVPTGLLLALVLAALTHNQLRGKRLFQFAFSLPMVLSVGSAAVIWKFLFHPTLGMLNYLLELAGMTPVAWLVNPDTALLSISLMTVWMNLGFNYIILSSGMQGISDEIYESARIDGAGAVTVFHKITLPLLSPTLFFVLVVSIISAFQAFGQINILTAGGPMNSTNVFVYSIYREAFVNFRFGTGSAQALMLFLVIMLLTLIQFKWVERKVHYQ; the protein is encoded by the coding sequence ATGCTTGCCTACCTGTTCCTGGCTCCTTCGTTGCTGCTGTTCGGTGTGTTTTTATTCTACCCGTTGCTGAAATCCGTATATTTAAGTCTGCATAGTACGGACCCGGCGGGACGAATCGCAGCGTATGTCGGCTTTGACAATTTCACAGCCCTTTTCACTTCAGGACTATTTCTGGACGGTATCCGGGTGACGGCGCTGTTTGCCCTCCTGACGGTCCCGACCGGCCTGCTGCTTGCACTTGTGCTCGCGGCGCTAACCCACAATCAGCTGCGCGGCAAACGGCTGTTCCAATTCGCCTTCTCTTTGCCCATGGTGCTGTCTGTTGGATCGGCGGCAGTGATCTGGAAATTCCTGTTTCATCCCACGCTGGGTATGCTGAATTACTTGCTGGAGCTTGCCGGGATGACGCCGGTCGCATGGCTGGTCAATCCGGATACCGCGCTGCTGTCTATCTCATTAATGACAGTATGGATGAATCTCGGGTTCAATTACATCATCCTGTCGAGCGGAATGCAGGGCATTTCGGACGAAATCTATGAGAGTGCCAGAATTGACGGAGCGGGAGCAGTCACGGTATTTCACAAGATCACCTTGCCTCTGCTGTCCCCGACCTTATTCTTCGTGCTCGTGGTTTCGATCATTAGTGCCTTCCAGGCGTTTGGCCAGATCAATATTTTAACCGCCGGCGGACCGATGAACAGTACCAACGTGTTTGTATACTCCATCTACCGTGAGGCCTTTGTCAACTTCCGCTTCGGAACGGGCAGCGCCCAGGCACTGATGCTGTTTCTGGTTATTATGCTGCTGACGCTGATCCAGTTCAAATGGGTGGAAAGGAAAGTGCACTATCAATGA
- a CDS encoding carbohydrate ABC transporter permease gives MKKPKAGQVLTYCVLTVVAALVLYPVFYSFFMAVMAPEEASAYPPSIVPHSFHPENFSEVFDIIPIATFIGNTFLVSGIVMIGQLITASLAAYAFAQMNFKGKSLMFSLFVATMMVPWEVTMIPNYLTVRSLDWLDTYQGLTIPFLATAFGTFLLRQFFMQLPKELFEAAKIDGCGHIRYFLFHMLPLSRPALGTLAVYSFLNMYNSYLWPLLVTNSKPMRTVQIGISMLEFQEATSWNLVFAGITLAILPSLLLLVFGLKQLVRGMAAGALKG, from the coding sequence ATGAAAAAGCCAAAAGCAGGACAAGTACTTACCTACTGTGTGCTCACTGTGGTGGCAGCACTGGTATTGTATCCCGTATTCTACAGCTTCTTCATGGCCGTTATGGCCCCGGAAGAGGCCAGCGCTTATCCGCCGTCCATCGTTCCGCACTCCTTTCATCCGGAGAACTTTAGCGAAGTGTTCGATATTATTCCGATCGCCACCTTTATTGGCAATACCTTTCTGGTATCCGGCATTGTCATGATCGGCCAATTAATCACCGCCAGTCTGGCAGCTTATGCCTTTGCCCAGATGAATTTCAAAGGGAAATCACTGATGTTCAGCCTGTTCGTGGCCACGATGATGGTTCCCTGGGAAGTGACGATGATTCCCAATTATTTGACTGTACGCAGCCTGGATTGGCTGGATACTTATCAGGGTCTGACCATACCTTTTCTGGCGACGGCCTTCGGCACCTTCCTGCTGCGGCAGTTCTTTATGCAGCTGCCCAAAGAGCTGTTTGAGGCAGCCAAAATCGACGGCTGCGGGCATATTCGCTACTTTCTGTTCCATATGCTGCCGCTCTCCAGACCGGCACTGGGCACCTTGGCTGTCTACTCTTTTCTGAATATGTACAATTCCTATCTCTGGCCGCTGCTTGTTACGAACAGCAAACCGATGCGGACGGTGCAGATCGGAATCTCCATGCTTGAATTTCAGGAAGCAACCTCGTGGAATCTGGTATTTGCCGGAATCACACTGGCCATTCTGCCTTCGCTGCTGCTGCTGGTATTCGGATTGAAGCAGCTTGTCCGGGGCATGGCGGCCGGTGCACTGAAGGGGTAA